GCAGGGAGTTAGCTTGATGCAATGGGTTCGTTTTGAATATCGTTATAGTGTTGCGATAAGTTTAGGGTTGTTATTAACGTGCGGTTTGCCAAAATTTGTTATTGCTGAGCCGGTTCAAACGATTGATGTGGAATACTGGTTAGATAGTGCGGCTCAAGCATGTCAAGCAGGTGATCAAGCAACGTTAGATACGGTGAGTGATCAATTAAGGGGGTTAATGAATGAACCCTCCGTATTGGAAGCTTCTTTGCAACGTTATATTCAACAATGGCTAGTCTTATTTCAGCATGGTGTTTGCTTACCTGAGCAGTTGCAACAACGTAGCTCCGCACCAGAGGAATCGCTTAAAGGACAAATAACCTTGTCCACATCCATAGGCTATTTGGATAATGTGAATCTGGGCACACGCCATGAAAACTTGAGTATCAACAATCCTTTTGGTGATGGAAAAGTTAATTTGCAAGTCGACGAACGCAGTCGCCCGCTGTCGTCTTCTTTTGTGAATGTTAGGGGGACTTATCAGGTGATGAATACTCACGGTGGCACGGATTATGCGGCGGCATTGCAACAAGTCTACCCCGATGAGCCGGATTATAATATGACGGGGTTAGCTGCTGGTCGTCAATGGCAAGCGGATGAATCGGCTAAAGAGGCGCATTTTTCGCTGGTCTCTGACCCTGATGGTAATACGCGAGCGAGTCTTGGCGGGGTTTACCACCAAGTATTGTCAATAGAAAATACCGATGTTGTGCGGAATACTCGTGCAAGTATTGGGGCGCGTTATGACGTTTACCCGCAACAAGCCGAGCAAAATGCTGTTTTTGTGGATGCTGGAATCAAACGCCAACAATTATTGCCCGAAGGTGGGCAACTCTCGACGGGTATAATTCTCAATTATGATCACGCGCTAGGGAGTCGACCCGGTGGTAGTCGGGTTGGCTTGGATCTGTCCGGAAGTTGGAATGGTGAAAGTATGGCGGGTTGGTCACCTAGCCTAGGGGCAACCCTGTCTTATAAGCGTGACGATGATGCCTATAATCGGGCATTGTTCAGTGAGGGGGTGCGTAATCAAACCCAAGCGCGTTTGGAACTTGGTTTAAGTAAAAAAATAACGAATAGTGACCGTATTGCCGTCAAGTACACCCTAGACAAATCACAAGACCGTGAAATCCCTCTGTTTGATCTCCCCCTCGGCAATATGCTCGGCATCACGTTTGAGCATCAACTCGATTGATGACAACTCAGTCATAATCCTCTTTCTCTTAAAATTTCATTGATTTATAAAGATTTTTTCTGGAACTGCTGATGGTTTCAGTGGTGATCTTTTTCCATTAATTAAACTTTCCTCACCATTCATTATTCATTAAACTTTTTGGTAATTATACTTTTGCTTATAAAATAAGCTAAACGTATTAGAGTCATAAACAAATGTTGTGCATCGTGATGAGTGTCACATATTCGCAGATTAATCCTATGTATAGTTCATACCAAGCCGATGAGCGAAGCAAAACCTCAGACGGACTTGAATGTTTTGATAATGCAAATTTTATCTCTTGAACTTGAACCAATTAGGAGCAATCTAATGGCTGCGAACCAATACTACGACACAGTGCAACAAATTTACATTGCATATTATGGCCGCCCTGCTGACCCAGAAGGTCTGGCTTACTGGGCTGATCGTCTTGACAAAGTGAACGGCAACCTTGCTGAAATCATTGATGCTTTTGGTAATTCTGCTGAAGCAATTGAGTTATACGGTAGCGAAGGTGCCGCAGCTCGCATCAACAAAGTTTACATGCAACTGTTTGGGCGTGAGGCTGATGCAGAAGGCTTGGCATTCTACACGCAACAAATTGAGAGTGGAAAAATCACCCTAGCATCTGTAATGCTTGATGTTCTTAACGGTGCGCAAAACGAAGACAAAGCTATCTTGAATAACAAGGAAGCTATCGCTCACGCTTTTACTGCTCACCTCAATGAGGCTAAAGAAGTTAATGCTTACGCAGGCAACGCTGCTGCTAACACAGTGCGTGATTTCATGAGTGGTGTTAGTAAAGACAACCTGAACGAAAAGCAACTGAACATTGACCCAGTGATCGTGAAGCTGGTCGGTGGCAATGCAGCACCAACGCCAGGCATTGTAACGTTGACTGCTGATACTGACTCACTCACCGGTACTTACTTCAAAGCACCTGTGGGTTATACACCTGGTGGTAACGACCGCGTTAACACCTTGCAAGATGAAGATACCTTGATTGGTACCGGCGGCAATGCAACATTGGATGTCACCTTGGGTACACCTAATGACAACGGTGCTTCTATTGTCACCCCTAAAATGGTTGATGTACGTACCATCAATGCTGAGTTCTCTAGCAGCGTTTCCAGCATGGAATTGAATCTGCAAGACGCACAAGGTGTTCAGTATGTAAACGTTAACCGCATCAGCGGTACAGGCAACAGTGCCACTATCGGTGACATGAAAAGCATTCCGCTGAACATGACATTGAACAACACGTCTGCTAGCACTAACACGGTGACGTTTGACTTTGCTGCACACACGTTGGACAAAAAGAGCAACGGTACTGACCCAGCAGCAGAAGGTTTCAGCGATGGTGACGTAAGCTCTATCACTATTAACAACGCTGACGTTGATAACTTAGTGATTGGTGAAGTAGACAAGGGTCTGAACTTCCTCGAAAAACTGCGTGTTGACTCTGCGGGTTCAATGTCACCTAACGTCGTGGGTGCATTGAATGTTCAAAACTTGGAAAAACTGTATGTTTCTGGTAGCAGCAACCTGACTATCGGTGACTTGGTAGGCATGGACAGCACCCTGCAATACCTCGATGTACGTGGCATGACGGGCAAATTAACGTTGTCTGACGCGGCTGTTGATTTGATCAAAGCTGACGAAGATAGCTTGAATGCTGGTCAAGTGATTGATGGTAAAGATTCTGCGACTGACGTGTTGGAAATTTTCGACACGGCTAACGTCTCTGCTGCTGACTTGGCAGGCATCAAAAACATCAACGAAATCAAATTCAGCTCTGGCAACCAAACTGAAGAACAAGTATTGACACTGAAACTGAATGATGCAGTTCTGGATGGTTTCAACACTGCGGGTACAGCGTCAGTTGCTAACCCAGAAACGGTCAAGATCACATTGGGTGCAGGCACTGCCCCTAAGAAAGTGGTATTGGATTTGACTGATGTAACTACACCGGGTCAATTCCTGTTAAATATTTCGGCTGCGGATTTGGTCAATTTCCAAGTAATTGATCCAAATGGGATTCTGACTCCGATTGTTGTTCCACCTAGCAACCCTGTCTTCAGTATTGCTTCTTCTACTGTTGAAGAAGGTGGTACTGCACTGGTAACAATTACTCGTGATGACGCGACTGATGCAGCGTCTATCACCGTGCAAACGGCTGATGGTACTGCCACTAGCCCGGCTGATTACACCGGTGTTGGTACTTCTATCGCGTTTGCAGCAGGTGAGTTGAGCAAGACTGTTTCTATCGCGACCATCGATGACGCTGATGTTGAAGCGGCTGAAACGTTCACTGTAGCGATCACTAGCCCGACTATCGGCACTGTGGATGCCGCAGCAGGTACTGCAACGGTCACTATCACTGATAACGATGTACTACCGCCACAACCTGTATTCAGCATTGCTGGTGCAACTGTTGCTGAAGAAGGCGGCTCTGTAGTATTGACTATTACTCGTGATATTACCACCGATGCAGCGACTGTTCAGGTTAAAACTTCAAACGGTACTGCTGTAGCGGGTCAAGACTATACGGCTGCTAACAAGACAGTTAGCTTCGCTGCTGGCGCTGCAACTGCCACTGTCTCAATCAATATATTGAATGATGCATTGCCTGAAAGTGCTGAAACCTTCACAGCTACTTTGTCTAACCCATCCATTGGCACTATCGGTGCAGCCGGTGCTGCCACTGTCACTATCACTGATACTGACGTTGCAGGCCCTATTGATCGCACCGTGACTGTTACTAATGGTACAGACGACGCTGCTGCTGGTAGCAACACAACAGAAGATGCGTCTGTTGACAACGTTACTTTCATCATCGCTGACGGCATTGGCGCTGACTTCACTTATACCATCAGTGGTTTTGCTGCTGGCGATAAGATCGACTTTGAAGACGGCTTCATCGCTCCAGCCAGCGTTACCAACGTTGATTTCTTCGACGGCAACGTACAAATCAGCGCGGCTGATGCGTCTGGCAATGTCGCAACTATCGTTTTGACCGGTGTTGCGGCTGAAAACGGCACTACGTTCATCGTAGACGCTACTACCTTCAACAACACTTTCGGTGCTGGCAGCCTGATCTAAGGGCTAATTCACAGAAACTCCTAGCGGTCAGTAACGGGCTGACCCTAGGAGATAGGCTGATTTTAAACTAAGGAGTTAATAGAAATGGCACGTATTCTTTTATCACAAAATGACAAATTCAATATCGCAACAGACAATAGCGATGTTGTTGGCGCGGCAGGGGCTGAAACCGTCGTTATCTTTGACAACGCACCTTTCAGCGTAGATACCGTTAAACTGGACCAAAACGTTGAGCGTGCAGAATTGGCATTGGCTCAATCTGGCTACCAGTTCCAAGCGACAGGTAACGTTTTATCTGTTATCGGTGCTGACGGCAAAGTCATCATGACACTGCCTGTTAACACTTCTGGCGTACAAACTGTTGCTATGCAAGACGGTTCTGCAGTAGTTAAGTTTGAAACTGCTGGTGTCAATGCTGGTAAAATCACTGTCGGTGGCGTAGCGGTATCTACCACTGCTTCTACATTGAGCGGTGTGACTTTGAATGGTACTGATGGCAGTTCTCATGGTCCAACTGGCGGCGCTTCTACTTTCAGCATGACTGCTGCCAGCAGCATTGCTGAAGGCAACAGCGGCACTACTACTTTGACTGTCACCATTGCACGCTCTGGCGACACGACGGAAGCAGCTAGCGTAACGCTGAAAACAGCTAATGGCACTGCGACTGCTGGTAGCGACTATACTGCGGTTGACCAAGTGGTTACTTTTGCAGTGGGCGAATCTAGCAAGACTGTCAACGTACTGGTTTCTGGCGATACTGCTTTTGAAGGTAACGAAACCTTCTCTATCAGCTTGTCTAACCCATCTGCGGGTGACGTGATCAATGCTGCTGCCGCTGCTGCGACTATCACCATTACTAATGATGATGCATTGAGCATTACCTTGAACCCAGCATGGGGTGTTACCACTGCTGATCAGTTTGTGGGTAACTTTGACAACTTTGGTGCTGCCCAGTTCGCGTTGCTCAAGACTGAGAACAGTGCTGTGTTTGAACGCAACTTCGATGGTCAAGGCAATGGTCGTCTGTGGGTTGATAAAAACAAAGACGGTATCCTGAACGTCAATGATGACGAACAGATCATCGTTCCGGGCACTTCCAATGTAACGGCTGCTCAGTTGAATCTGATTGCAGGCAATACCATTACGTTGACAGCACCGTCAGCTTTGGTTAATGCAACCAAGAACGACAATGCAACTGATAAAACGACTGTTGCAAATGACACCATCAATACAACTGTTGCTAACTTGGTTGGTTCTACCATTGATGGCTTGGCAAAAACCGACACATTGGTTATCACTGATAAAGTCACATCGCTGAACACTCCTGCTCCAGGTGGGTTGGCATTGGGTGATACTAAAGCGGGTGGCACATTGACCAGTATCGATGCAGTCACACTGGCAGCGGGTACTGATGCGAATGCACCAGTCGCTATTCATAACGGTACTGTCAAGGTCACGTTGGGTGCTGCTTCCAGCATTACTTTGGGTGCACCTCTTACTGGTACAACGGGTGACACAGTAGTGGGTTCAGCAGAAGCTGATGTTATTAAGGGGGACTTTGCTGACGCTGTTGCTCCAGCAACACCGCCAGCAGTCGGTTTACAAGCTAACTACCAGTATGATGAAACCATCAATGGCGGCGCTGGCAATGACACGATCAACGTGGCAGGCGGCAAAGACAAGATCGATGGTGGTGATGGCAATGATTCGGTTGAGTTTGACAACACATTCTTACCTGTTGGTGTTAAGGCGTTGACTTCTGACGATACCGTTAATGGTGGTGCTGGTAGCCTTGACTTTTTGAATCTGTTCGGCAACGTTAATGCTGTCGCGGATGACTTCAAAAACGTCTCCGGCTTTGAAGGTCTGGTGTTGGACTTCTTGGCAAGTGACGCTACTGTAATCGTTGGTGATGCTTTGGTTGCTGCGGGTACTACCTTTGGGGTTAGCGCTCTTCAGCCATCAACTGCTACCACTCATCCGGCTCCAGTAAACACTGCTAACAAGAATGTTTCATTCGATGGTAGTGCGGAAAAAGACGGTGCATTTTCTTACACTTCCAGCGACCAAGTTGACAATGTAAAAGGTGGTGAAGGCAACGACACCTTTAAGTTCGATACTTTCCTGACTAATGCTGACACAGTTGCCGGTGGCAAAGGTACTGACACCTTGGAAATCAAGGATGGTACAGCGGCTAATACTGACTTAGCTTTGGTTAGCAGTATCGAAGTACTGAAGCTGGCTGAC
The sequence above is drawn from the Thiothrix subterranea genome and encodes:
- a CDS encoding Calx-beta domain-containing protein — its product is MAANQYYDTVQQIYIAYYGRPADPEGLAYWADRLDKVNGNLAEIIDAFGNSAEAIELYGSEGAAARINKVYMQLFGREADAEGLAFYTQQIESGKITLASVMLDVLNGAQNEDKAILNNKEAIAHAFTAHLNEAKEVNAYAGNAAANTVRDFMSGVSKDNLNEKQLNIDPVIVKLVGGNAAPTPGIVTLTADTDSLTGTYFKAPVGYTPGGNDRVNTLQDEDTLIGTGGNATLDVTLGTPNDNGASIVTPKMVDVRTINAEFSSSVSSMELNLQDAQGVQYVNVNRISGTGNSATIGDMKSIPLNMTLNNTSASTNTVTFDFAAHTLDKKSNGTDPAAEGFSDGDVSSITINNADVDNLVIGEVDKGLNFLEKLRVDSAGSMSPNVVGALNVQNLEKLYVSGSSNLTIGDLVGMDSTLQYLDVRGMTGKLTLSDAAVDLIKADEDSLNAGQVIDGKDSATDVLEIFDTANVSAADLAGIKNINEIKFSSGNQTEEQVLTLKLNDAVLDGFNTAGTASVANPETVKITLGAGTAPKKVVLDLTDVTTPGQFLLNISAADLVNFQVIDPNGILTPIVVPPSNPVFSIASSTVEEGGTALVTITRDDATDAASITVQTADGTATSPADYTGVGTSIAFAAGELSKTVSIATIDDADVEAAETFTVAITSPTIGTVDAAAGTATVTITDNDVLPPQPVFSIAGATVAEEGGSVVLTITRDITTDAATVQVKTSNGTAVAGQDYTAANKTVSFAAGAATATVSINILNDALPESAETFTATLSNPSIGTIGAAGAATVTITDTDVAGPIDRTVTVTNGTDDAAAGSNTTEDASVDNVTFIIADGIGADFTYTISGFAAGDKIDFEDGFIAPASVTNVDFFDGNVQISAADASGNVATIVLTGVAAENGTTFIVDATTFNNTFGAGSLI
- a CDS encoding beta strand repeat-containing protein, encoding MARILLSQNDKFNIATDNSDVVGAAGAETVVIFDNAPFSVDTVKLDQNVERAELALAQSGYQFQATGNVLSVIGADGKVIMTLPVNTSGVQTVAMQDGSAVVKFETAGVNAGKITVGGVAVSTTASTLSGVTLNGTDGSSHGPTGGASTFSMTAASSIAEGNSGTTTLTVTIARSGDTTEAASVTLKTANGTATAGSDYTAVDQVVTFAVGESSKTVNVLVSGDTAFEGNETFSISLSNPSAGDVINAAAAAATITITNDDALSITLNPAWGVTTADQFVGNFDNFGAAQFALLKTENSAVFERNFDGQGNGRLWVDKNKDGILNVNDDEQIIVPGTSNVTAAQLNLIAGNTITLTAPSALVNATKNDNATDKTTVANDTINTTVANLVGSTIDGLAKTDTLVITDKVTSLNTPAPGGLALGDTKAGGTLTSIDAVTLAAGTDANAPVAIHNGTVKVTLGAASSITLGAPLTGTTGDTVVGSAEADVIKGDFADAVAPATPPAVGLQANYQYDETINGGAGNDTINVAGGKDKIDGGDGNDSVEFDNTFLPVGVKALTSDDTVNGGAGSLDFLNLFGNVNAVADDFKNVSGFEGLVLDFLASDATVIVGDALVAAGTTFGVSALQPSTATTHPAPVNTANKNVSFDGSAEKDGAFSYTSSDQVDNVKGGEGNDTFKFDTFLTNADTVAGGKGTDTLEIKDGTAANTDLALVSSIEVLKLADVNTTLAATDALVDKDGTLTIDVSTWKPTTTTPVYTASTLNFDGSLELDGKFNITGGAGNDIIIGGSKDDIIVGGAGDDTLTGGAGKDTLTGGAGKDNFAMTAAQSNIQDGWDKISDLNVNDDKIKVGGNAPEPGVDSMTLINVASATSTTLASAIQSQVAMLAQSAYNAIGDVLFIEVANFNGAAATFLAVNGNNSRTGLSAIDASDVFVEITGVTGSFSIDDIIA